In Taeniopygia guttata chromosome 2, bTaeGut7.mat, whole genome shotgun sequence, one genomic interval encodes:
- the BZW2 gene encoding eIF5-mimic protein 1 isoform X2 has protein sequence MNKNQKPVLTGQRFKTRKRDEKEKFEPTVFRDTIVQGLNEAGNDLEAIAKFLDAAGSRLDYRRYADTLFDILVAGSMLAPGGTRIDDNDKTKMTNHCVFFADEDHDAIRNYAQVFNKLIRRYKYLEKAFEDEIKKLLLFLKAFTETEQTKLAMLSGILLANGTLPATILTSLFTDNIVKEGIAASFAVKLFKAWMAEKDANSVTSALRKANLDKRLLELFPANRQNVDHFAKYFTEAGLKELSDFLRVQQSLGTRKELQKELQERLSQECPIKEVVLYVKEEMKRNELPEPAVIGLLWTCVMNAVEWNKKEELVAEQALKHLKQYAPLLAVFSTQGQSELILLQKVQEYCYDNIHFMKAFQKIVVLFYKADVLSEEAILKWYKEAHVAKGKSVFLDQMKKFVEWLQNAEEESESEGEEN, from the exons atgaaaaggagaaatttgaACCCACAGTCTTCAGGGATACAATTGTCCAAGGCCTCAATGAAGCTGGGAATGACCTGGAGGCTATAGCCAAGTTTCTGGATGCAGCAGGCTCACGGCTTGATTATCGCCGCTATGCTGACACACTCTTTGATATTTTGGTAGCTGGCAGCATGTTAG ctcctggaggcACACGCATAGATGACAATGACAAGACCAAGATGACCAACCACTGTGTATTTTTTGCAGATGAAGATCATGATGCCATCCGAAATTATGCTCAG GTCTTCAATAAGCTTATCAGGAGATACAAATATCTGGAGAAAGCATTTGAAGATGAAATCAAGAAG CTCCTGTTGTTTCTTAAAGCCTTTACTGAGACGGAGCAGACAAAACTGGCAATGCTTTCTGGCATCCTCTTAGCCAATGGGACTCTTCCTGCTACAATTTTAACAAGCCTCTTCACTGACAATATAGTCAAAGAAG GGATTGCAGCCTCTTTCGCTGTGAAGCTTTTTAAAGCATGGATGGCAGAGAAAGATGCCAATTCTGTTACCTCTGCTTTAAGAAAAGCCAACCTCGATAAGAGATTGCTA GAACTATTTCCGGCCAACCGGCAAAATGTGGACCATTTTGCCAAGTATTTTACTGAAGCAGGTCTGAAAGAACTCTCGGATTTCCTTAGAGTTCAGCAGTCACTGGGGACTCGTAAAGAACTTCAAAAAGAACTACAAGAACGTCTCTCTCAGGAATGCCCAATTAAGGAG GTAGTGCTTTATGtaaaagaggaaatgaaaagaaatgagCTGCCAGAGCCAGCAGTGATTGGTCTCCTTTGGACCTGTGTCATGAATGCTGTGGAATGGAACAAGAAAGAGGAGCTGGTTGCAGAGCAGGCACTCAAACATCTAAAG CAATATGCCCCCCTACTTGCTGTGTTCAGCACTCAAGGCCAGTCAGAGTTGATCCTACTCCAGAAGGTGCAGGAGTACTGTTATGACAACATCCACTTCATGAAAGCCTTTCAGAAGATAGTCGTACTCTTTTATAAAG CTGATGTTCTGAGTGAAGAAGCTATTCTCAAGTGGTATAAAGAAGCACATGTTGCTAAAGGCAAAAGTGTTTTTCTTGACCAGATGAAGAAATTTGTGGAGTGGCTGCAAAATGCTGAAGAAG AGTCGGAGTCCGAAGGGGAGGAGAACTGA